A window of Longimicrobium sp. genomic DNA:
CCGCGCGGTGCTGCGCCGCGTGGGCTTCCTCCCCGAGGAGCGCGGCGTCTACCGCAAGATGAAGGTGACCGACGTCATCGTCTTCTTCGCCGAATTGAAGGGCGCGGACCGCCGCGCCGCCCGCCGCGACGCCGAGGGGTGGCTGGAGCGGATGGAGCTGGGCGACTGGAAGATGGCGAAGGTCGAGACGCTGTCGAAGGGGATGCAGCAGAAGGTGCAGTTCATCGCCACCGTCATCCACGACCCCGACCTGCTGATCCTCGACGAGCCGCAGTCAGGCCTCGACCCGGTGAACCAGGAGGTGCTGCGCGACACCATCCTGGGCGCGCGCGACCGCGGCAAGACGGTGATCTTCAGCACCCACAACATGGAGCAGGCCGAGCAGCTGTGCGACGCGGTGTGCATCATCGCGCAGGGGCGGAAAGTGCTGGACGGGCGGCTGAAGGACGTGCGGAGCGAGAACGTGGGCAACCGCTGGTACGTGGAGTTCGATCGGCCCACCGGCGGCGCCCGCGCGTTCATGGAGCACGAGGCGCGCTTCGGCCCCGTCCGCAGGGATGGCGAGGGATGGCGCGTCGAGCTCGATCCGGGCGCCGATCCCCGCGCGCTGATGCAGGCGCTCGCGCAGCTCGACGCCACCGTCGTGCGCTTCGAGCGCGAGCGGAAGACCCTCCACGAGATCTTCATCGACCGCGTGGGCGGCGCCGTGA
This region includes:
- a CDS encoding ATP-binding cassette domain-containing protein; this encodes MNDALILEGVSKRYSAHTAVDDLSLSVPTGSIYGILGPNGAGKSTTLRMVMNIIARDAGRISLLGADPAADRAVLRRVGFLPEERGVYRKMKVTDVIVFFAELKGADRRAARRDAEGWLERMELGDWKMAKVETLSKGMQQKVQFIATVIHDPDLLILDEPQSGLDPVNQEVLRDTILGARDRGKTVIFSTHNMEQAEQLCDAVCIIAQGRKVLDGRLKDVRSENVGNRWYVEFDRPTGGARAFMEHEARFGPVRRDGEGWRVELDPGADPRALMQALAQLDATVVRFERERKTLHEIFIDRVGGAVTPNRRPEVAHV